The Thermodesulfobacteriota bacterium genomic interval CTTTCATCATATTGTCGCCTTTGACAATTACCTCTCCAACTTCTCCCGGAATTACATCATTATCATTCTCATCTACAACCCTCACTTCTACATTGATCGCCTCTCTACCACAGGATTGCACCCTTTTCAGTACTTCAGGGGGGCCATCGAGTACCAGATCATCCTCATGGAAATAAGTTACTGGTGTTATCTCCATAAGTCCGTATATGTGAGCGAATATATTACCGAATACTCCGATAGCCCTGTTAAGTACCTCTACTGGCATTATCTCACCACCGAATACAATAGAGCGTAAGCTGCTTATGTTATACTGGTCTAACCCCGGATGATTCAGGAGGGAGATGATGAAGGATGGTGGCATAAGAGTGGTTGATACCTTTTCTGTTTCGATTGTCTTCAGGACGACATCGGGATTGAACTCCTTTAAGACGACGATCGTTGAGCCCACGTAGAAATGAGGCAGAATATGGAGAAGCAGAGATGGCCCCCAGTAGAGCGGTATAGTAATCAAATCAACATCGTCTCTTTTTAAGTCCGGCAGAATAACATACTGCGTTACGATTTCAAGCATGCTCCTGTGATTATGCATGACCCCTTTGGGCAAACCTGTTGTACCACTGGTATATAAGAGATAGGCAAGATCATCCTCACCAATCTCCGCCTTTGGTTCATCCGCCGGGTATCGAGAAATGAGCTCTTCGTAGCTTATCATTCCCTCGGCAGGGGTTCCAATGGTGATGAAATGTTTCACTCCTTTTAAATCCCCTCTTACGGAGTTAATGGTATCAATATATTTTTCCCCAAGAAAAAGGGTATTTGCACCAGAATTATTTATAATAAAAGCCAGTTCCTTTCCACTCAACATGTAGTTAAGGGGGACCAGTACAAACCCACCCTTTGGTGCAGCACAGTATAGCTCCACATATTGGTGACAGTTATTCAGCAAGGCTGCTATCCTGTCTCCTTTCTTTACTCCCAGGTCAGCCAGGGTATTTGCCAGCTTATTCACTCTTTCGTTAAACTCTTTAAAGGTGAAAGTGTAATCACCAGACACCACAGCGGTCTTATTGGGATACCTTTTTGCATTCCTAGCAATTAGTTTTCCTATAATCATTTTTACCTCCATTTTAGCGGGAATTTGTCTAAAGCTGCTTCCTCATTTTTATGCCATTAGAGATCGTTATTGAATTCTAACAATGATTATTCTCTGCCCTCGCCGGCATCGTCTTCTTTTTTTTCAGGTTCCTCTTCTTTTTCAGGATTGCGTAGTGCTTTTTCCATTTTCCCCAGAACATTGGCAGTCTTTTCCCGGAGAGGCCCCATGATTGATTCCAGATTATTGATCTGACCTTTAATGTCCTGCAAACCCCCTGTTCGCTTGAAAGAGACTATAGCAAGGACCAGGGCAATAATAGAGATGATTAAAGTTAATGCAGACATATTTGACCTCCTTATATTTTATTTTTCTTTATTTTGTATCTCCCTAACCTCTTTCAATATCTCCCTTCCTTCCTCTGTATCTTTACCATAGTATTCTAATGCCTTATTGAAATGAAATAAAGCAGAATCCAGTTTCCCCTTCAATTTAAAAAATATCCCAAAGTTTTGATGGGCATCTCCGAGGAGTCCTTTTTTACCATAAACTAAGCCCAGATTATAATAAACATCGACAAAGTCTGTATCCAGCCTCTTAACCCTCTGGTATGCCTCTATTGCTTCCTGGAAGTTACCGCTTTCCTGATAAACACGACCGAGATTATACCAGGCGGCTCTGTCTTTTTCATTTATAGCAACTGATTTTTTAAGAAATTTAGCTGCGTCTTCGGTTTTCCCCTCAGAAAAATAACAGATACCCAGCTCTTTTAAAATTTCACTGTTTTCTGGATGGATTGCTAGCGCCATCTTGAATCCTTTGATGGCTTGATCATAATCTCCAAGTTTCTTATTGGCTAAGGCGATGCCATAGATTATATCCAGTCGTTTTGGGTCAGACTCCAGTAAAGATTTAAAGTGGTCCTCTGCATTTTTAAGAAGCCAAGTATCAACTATCACTTTTGCCTGTATAATTCTAAGATTGTCAACATTATTTTTGGACTCTCCCTGTTTAGGTAACCTCATTAGCATGAGGTCGAGGTAATCAATCCTCTTTTCTACCTCCGGGTGAGTTAAAAGGTAGGAAGGCAATTGAGAAGACTCTAGACTATGCCGTTTAATTTTCTTTAAAAAGCCAATTAGCCCTGAACCATCGTAACCAGCTTTTGTTAAATAATTGAGTCCCAATCGGTCAGCCTCTTCTTCGTTTTCTCTGGTATACTTCAAGGAGAGAGTTTGAGCTGTGGCAATTGAAAAGGCTCCCACTGCACCAGATGCCTGCCCGCTGCCTCCGAGAAGTATCCCTGCTAGAATAGCTGCCAATGCCCCAATGTTTAGTTTGCTTTCCTTTTCAATCTTTTCTGCAATATGCCTTGCCATTACATGGGCGATTTCATGGCTTAAAACCCCTGCCAATTCAGCTTCGTTCTCTGCCAAGGTAATTAACCCTGTACTGATATAAATATAACCAGCAGGAATTGCAAAAGCATTTGGGGCAGAGGATTTATATATATAGAAATTAAAGTCGAAGATCTTATGGTCTATTTGTGAGATGATATTTTTACCTACCCGGTCAATATATTCTTGAATTGACGAGTCCTTTATCAATTCCAGGTGTTTATCCAGCTCAAGTTTAAACTTTTTACCGGTTTTCTTTTCTTCCTCTATTGTAAAACTATAGCCGGCTTGACAGGTGCCAACGCCCAAGAATCTCCAATAAAATCCGTTTAGAAGGAAGATGATCAACGTCAAAACAAATATGATTTTTTTATAAAAGGGGTAGCTTTGCTTCATGTTTAAGATGTCCTCGATACAAAAACCTCACTCTTCAGCAAATTCCCTGAGAACCAGCACCCCATTGGCACCACCGAAACCAAAGGAATTTGACAGGGCAGTTCTTACCTTTGCTTTACGTGCCACATTGGGCACATAGTCAAGGTCACACTCCGGATCCGGAGACTCATAGTTGATCGTAGGAGGAATAGTACTATCCCTCATAGCCAGGATAGTGAATATTACCTCCACTGCCCCGGCCGCTCCCCAGAGGTGCCCTATCATCGATTTGTTGGAGCTTATGGGAAACCTCCGGCTGCGTTCCCCGAAGACTTCTTTTATAGCATAGGTCTCTACGCGGTCATTGAGTACTGTAGAGGTACCATGAGCGTTGATATAATCAATTTCTTTAGGGGTAATACCTGCATCCCTGAGTGCCGATTGCATACACCTTATTGCGCCCTCTCCTGAAGGAGAGGTTATGTGGTGGGCATCGTTATTAGCCCCGTAGCCGATAATCTCAGCATAGATCTTGGCTCCTCGCTCCAAAGCCGAATCAAGCTCCTCCACGATTATGATTCCTGCACCTTCGCCAGTCAC includes:
- a CDS encoding M48 family metalloprotease, which gives rise to MKQSYPFYKKIIFVLTLIIFLLNGFYWRFLGVGTCQAGYSFTIEEEKKTGKKFKLELDKHLELIKDSSIQEYIDRVGKNIISQIDHKIFDFNFYIYKSSAPNAFAIPAGYIYISTGLITLAENEAELAGVLSHEIAHVMARHIAEKIEKESKLNIGALAAILAGILLGGSGQASGAVGAFSIATAQTLSLKYTRENEEEADRLGLNYLTKAGYDGSGLIGFLKKIKRHSLESSQLPSYLLTHPEVEKRIDYLDLMLMRLPKQGESKNNVDNLRIIQAKVIVDTWLLKNAEDHFKSLLESDPKRLDIIYGIALANKKLGDYDQAIKGFKMALAIHPENSEILKELGICYFSEGKTEDAAKFLKKSVAINEKDRAAWYNLGRVYQESGNFQEAIEAYQRVKRLDTDFVDVYYNLGLVYGKKGLLGDAHQNFGIFFKLKGKLDSALFHFNKALEYYGKDTEEGREILKEVREIQNKEK
- a CDS encoding long-chain-fatty-acid--CoA ligase, which translates into the protein MIIGKLIARNAKRYPNKTAVVSGDYTFTFKEFNERVNKLANTLADLGVKKGDRIAALLNNCHQYVELYCAAPKGGFVLVPLNYMLSGKELAFIINNSGANTLFLGEKYIDTINSVRGDLKGVKHFITIGTPAEGMISYEELISRYPADEPKAEIGEDDLAYLLYTSGTTGLPKGVMHNHRSMLEIVTQYVILPDLKRDDVDLITIPLYWGPSLLLHILPHFYVGSTIVVLKEFNPDVVLKTIETEKVSTTLMPPSFIISLLNHPGLDQYNISSLRSIVFGGEIMPVEVLNRAIGVFGNIFAHIYGLMEITPVTYFHEDDLVLDGPPEVLKRVQSCGREAINVEVRVVDENDNDVIPGEVGEVIVKGDNMMKGYWELPQATAETIRGGYVHTGDLATLDEEGYVYLVGRKKDIINSGGKTIYPGDVEEVIYRHPSVSQAAVIGVTNAKLGESVKAVVVLKERMKSDENEILEFCKQNLAVHAVPQSIEFVDELPRNPSGKILKRELRERYGKKKK